A stretch of Cicer arietinum cultivar CDC Frontier isolate Library 1 chromosome 5, Cicar.CDCFrontier_v2.0, whole genome shotgun sequence DNA encodes these proteins:
- the LOC101492772 gene encoding protein WHAT'S THIS FACTOR 1 homolog, chloroplastic: MAFRSFFLSSKTLKNPNHNFTAQFSTSFLVTKTPKHLKKKRKPKHSPRTNPIQTQPNRITQFERIVERDSLFKFVTKSKQYLSNQPEHVLQLDDAGKLHRELGFPRGRKISKSIQQHPLLFQTYRHTDGKMWLGFTDLMEELIAEEKTIMDSMELDRVDKVRKLLMMSAFHRIPLCKIHHCRNLFGIPDDFRDRVEKYPNYFRVVVDHNNDGRRVLELVKWDPLLAVSALEREFVVNEEGAKRKFNFPVKHGKDLDLEFDDKKKLNLLNALPLVSPYSDGSKLDVWTLEAEKYRVGLIHEFLNLTLEKRASIHHLVEFKEEFSLTKHTYHMLVKQPRAFYLAGTEMNWVVFLKDGYERDGVLIHKDPQVLFNEKLYKYAQIKEMEPDSDVGLENQHMT; this comes from the coding sequence ATGGCTTTTCGTTCCTTCTTCCTTTCATCTAAAACCCTCAAAAACCCTAATCACAACTTCACCGCTCAATTTTCCACCTCATTTCTCGTCACAAAAACCCCAAAACACCTCAAGAAAAAACGCAAACCCAAACACAGCCCGAGAACAAACCCAATCCAAACCCAACCAAACCGCATAACACAATTCGAACGCATCGTTGAACGGGATTCCCTATTCAAATTTGtaacaaaatcaaaacaatatcTCTCTAACCAACCGGAACACGTCCTTCAACTCGACGACGCCGGAAAACTCCACCGCGAATTAGGTTTCCCCCGCGGCCGGAAAATCTCCAAATCAATTCAACAACATCCGCTCCTCTTCCAAACCTACCGCCACACCGACGGTAAAATGTGGCTCGGATTCACCGATCTCATGGAAGAACTCATCGCCGAAGAAAAAACCATTATGGATTCCATGGAACTTGATCGTGTCGATAAGGTTCGTAAACTTCTCATGATGTCTGCGTTTCACCGTATTCCACTTTGTAAAATTCATCACTGTAGGAACCTATTCGGTATACCAGACGATTTTCGTGACCGGGTCGAGAAATACCCGAATTATTTCCGGGTTGTGGTGGATCACAACAACGACGGGAGGAGAGTCCTTGAGTTGGTTAAGTGGGACCCACTTTTGGCTGTGAGTGCTTTAGAAAGAGAGTTTGTTGTTAATGAGGAAGGTGCTAAGAGGAAATTTAATTTTCCTGTGAAACATGGGAAGGATTTGGATTTGGAATTTGATGATAAGAAGAAGTTGAATTTGTTAAACGCGCTTCCATTAGTGTCCCCTTATTCGGACGGTTCGAAATTGGATGTGTGGACATTGGAAGCTGAGAAGTATAGGGTTGGATTGATTCATGAGTTTTTGAATTTGACATTGGAGAAGAGAGCTTCAATTCATCACCTTGTCGAGTTTAAGGAGGAGTTTAGTTTAACTAAGCATACTTATCATATGCTTGTTAAGCAGCCACGGGCGTTTTATTTGGCTGGAACTGAGATGAATTGGGTTGTATTTTTGAAAGATGGCTATGAACGAGACGGTGTTTTGATTCACAAGGATCCTCAGGTTTTGTTCAATGAGAAGCTTTATAAGTATGCTCAGATAAAGGAAATGGAACCTGATTCTGATGTTGGATTGGAAAATCAACATATGACTTGA
- the LOC101493323 gene encoding uncharacterized protein translates to MNSRCNLNPGLESSMKTEIEEAYEGEDEHEDSPSIKRELSDFDLQVHDPTGKEINYPSLYKKQANIQLEDRDDKHLRKSVDLIQSGHVSDPGIGKSYFWASPKLKRSCSNLERRDMLRKIADHFPSSKSQSFEDLQGLSANQMENLESPRSVMTHCSADRVMLKRRSSSQVLPSGSKKLWWKLFLWSHRNIHQPWVSKSTQLHPASAVLNSQCGYSSDILEPKQGKTLKHVGSPSPASPSGEYFSKSGKDKNIDNQKWSRFHKENFDFCTQNQWVAFSTESTSFNRVDEWVKDLENQQPPPEDDFDNDNIGTIVLTPSPDADRSMARSTTQLARHQETKLSKDFLYANSMVQSLNPASTAAHISGIGIKAIPAITHFSSLRSVNLSNNFIVHITPGFLPKGLNTLNLSRNKISTIEGLRDLTRLRVLDLSYNRIARIGQGLSNCTLVKELYLAGNKISDVEGLHRLLKLTVLDLSFNKITTTKALGQLVANYNSLQALNLLGNPIQVNIGDEQLHKAVCGLLPKLVYLNKETIKPRRTREMLTDSVAKAALGNSSRTPNRRSLKKGGQEGSSSSSMHRSSASLAQKNRKRSTSRTKHH, encoded by the exons ATGAATTCAAGGTGCAACTTGAATCCGGGTCTCGAGAGTTCAATGAAAACTGAAATAGAGGAAGCTTATGAAGGGGAAGATGAGCATGAAGATTCCCCCTCCATCAAGAGAGAGCTCTCTGATTTTGATCTCCAAGTTCATGATCCAACAGGTAAAGAGATTAACTACCCCAGTTTATATAAGAAACAAGCCAACATTCAATTGGAAGACAGAGACGATAAACACCTCCGAAAGAGTGTTGATTTAATCCAAAGTGGGCATGTCAGTGATCCTGGGATAGGCAAGTCTTACTTCTGGGCTTCTCCAAAGCTCAAGCGATCTTGCTCAAATCTGGAAAGAAGGGATATGCTTAGGAAGATAGCCGATCACTTTCCATCTTCAAAGTCACAGTCGTTTGAGGATTTGCAGGGATTATCAGCAAATCAGATGGAAAATCTAGAAAGCCCCAGGTCTGTGATGACTCATTGCAGTGCTGATAGAGTGATGTTGAAAAGGCGTTCCTCTAGCCAAGTTCTCCCTTCTGGAAGTAAAAAATTGTGGTGGAAGTTGTTTCTCTGGAGCCACAGGAACATTCATCAACCATGGGTCAGCAAATCAACACAATTACACCCTGCAAGTGCTGTTTTAAACAGTCAATGCGGGTACTCTTCAGACATCCTGGAACCAAAACAAGGTAAGACATTGAAACATGTGGGATCACCCTCTCCTGCGTCACCTTCTGGGGAGTACTTTAGCAAAAGCGGCAAGGATAAAAATATTGACAATCAAAAGTGGAGCAGATTTCACAAAGAAAACTTTGATTTTTGTACACAAAATCAATGGGTAGCTTTCTCAACAGAATCAACCTCCTTCAACAGAGTAGATGAGTGGGTGAAAGATCTTGAAAATCAGCAACCACCTCCTGAGGATGATTTTGATAATGACAATATTGGAACCATTGTCTTGACACCTTCTCCGGATGCTGATAGATCAATGGCAAGAAGCACGACTCAGTTGGCTCGACATCAAGAAACCAAACTTTCAAAGGATTTTTTGTACGCCAATAGCATGGTCCAATCTCTGAATCCAGCCTCAACTGCTGCTCATATATCCGGTATTGGTATAAAAGCCATCCCTGCAATTACACACTTCTCCAGTCTTCGCTCTGTGAATTTGTCAAACAATTTCATAG TTCACATCACACCTGGATTTCTCCCAAAGGGTCTTAATACACTTAATTTGTCAAGAAACAAGATCAGCACCATTGAGGGCCTCCGAGATTTAACCCGATTGCGAGTACTTGACCTGAGTTATAATCGCATCGCAAGAATTGGACAAG GGTTATCAAATTGTACACTGGTCAAAGAGCTATATCTTGCTGGAAACAAGATAAGTGATGTTGAGGGGCTACACAGGTTATTGAAGCTAACAGTTCTGGACTTGAGCTTTAACAAGATCACGACGACCAAAGCATTAGGGCAGCTTGTAGCTAACTACAACTCACTTCAGGCCCTGAATCTGCTTGGAAATCCAATTCAAGTCAACATTGGTGATGAGCAGCTGCACAAAGCAGTTTGTGGTCTTCTTCCAAAGCTAGTGTACCTGAACAAGGAAACCATCAAGCCTCGAAGGACACGAGAGATGCTCACTGATAGTGTTGCCAAAGCTGCTCTGGGAAACAGCAGCCGGACCCCAAACAGAAGATCACTGAAGAAAGGTGGCCAAGAAGGATCCAGTTCATCCAGCATGCATCGAAGCAGTGCAAGTTTAGCCCAGAAAAACAGGAAAAGGTCAACGAGCCGAACTAAACATCATTAG
- the LOC140920533 gene encoding zinc finger BED domain-containing protein RICESLEEPER 2-like produces MVPKYPFSVVEDDIWMWGFQYANPDFHKVTHKTARNDCLAIFDMEKKILKKFLESVSKISLTIDMWKSSHQVVEYMVIMGHFINAGWNLQKRVLSFVKVSPLRCGIDVADAIYKCLKTWGIENKVFSVSVDNASYNDSCLRYLKDNLSISSKFIFGDSLFHVRCCAHILNLLVQDGLSKIKDTIFNIRESVKYVNHNDARLKAFCDVVEQKPLKERKLIIDCPTRWNSTFNMLSTALKFQIAFAAFNMLSTY; encoded by the coding sequence ATGGTTCCCAAATATCCTTTTAGTGTTGTAGAGGACGATATTTGGATGTGGGGCTTTCAATATGCAAATCCAGATTTTCATAAAGTTACTCATAAAACAGCAAGAAATGATTGTTTGGCAATATTTGATATGGAgaagaaaattttgaagaaatttttagaAAGTGTGAGCAAAATTAGTTTAACTATTGATATGTGGAAATCTAGCCATCAAGTAGTTGAATATATGGTTATCATGGGACATTTTATTAATGCAGGATGGAATCTTCAAAAAAGAGTTTTGAGTTTTGTGAAAGTATCCCCTTTAAGGTGTGGTATTGATGTGGCTGATGCTATATATAAATGTTTGAAAACTTGGGGGattgaaaataaagttttttccGTATCTGTTGATAATGCTTCTTACAATGATTCATGCTTAAGATATCTCAAAGATAATTTATCTATAAGTAGTAAGTTCATCTTTGGTGACTCTTTGTTTCATGTTCGATGTTGTGCACACATATTGAATTTGTTAGTGCAAGACGGTCTTAGTAAAATTAAGGATACCATTTTCAATATTCGTGAAAGTGTCAAATATGTTAACCACAATGATGCAAGACTAAAGGCATTTTGTGATGTGGTTGAGCAAAAGCCCTTAAAAGAAAGGAAACTCATCATTGATTGTCCAACAAGATGGAATTCAACTTTTAATATGTTGTCAACTGCTTTGAAATTTCAGATTGCTTTTGCAGCTTTTAATATGTTGTCAACATATTAA